From Cellulosimicrobium cellulans, the proteins below share one genomic window:
- a CDS encoding MDR family MFS transporter translates to MTTTSSAGIGLRSERGPVLLALMLSTALVALDATIIATASATIARELGGFAQLPWLFSSYLLAQAVGTPVFGRLSDVLGRKRLMLAGVALFFLGSVLCGFAWSMPALVAGRVLQGLGAGAVMPVSQTIAADIYTLEERAKAQGYLASVWAISSVVGPTLGGVFSEFVSWRWIFFVNVPLCALAAWMLHRRYHESPREGAREPIDYVGAALLTAGSTLLLLGLLEGGSTWAWASPASVAVLGAAVLLLGVFAVHARRTRYPVVDLAILRRRVIGVSTAVSLLVGVIVLALSTYVPIYAQGVLGVGPLVAGFALAAMTVGWPISASNAGRLYLRIGFRWTAVIGSALVLAGTSLTLLLGASSSVVAVAATMFVVGVGMGLTAVPTLIAAQSSAAFTERGAVTGTNMFARSLGSAVGVAVCGAIINARTTLGADGTPEGPGLMSAIHVVFVLLTASAAVLVVLAALMPPDRQAARDRRAATTAATVDATA, encoded by the coding sequence GTGACCACGACGTCCTCCGCCGGGATCGGCCTGCGCTCCGAGCGCGGCCCCGTCCTCCTCGCGCTCATGCTGTCCACCGCGCTCGTCGCCCTCGACGCGACGATCATCGCGACGGCGTCGGCGACGATCGCGCGCGAGCTCGGTGGGTTCGCGCAGCTCCCCTGGCTCTTCTCCAGCTACCTGCTCGCGCAGGCGGTCGGGACGCCCGTCTTCGGCAGGTTGTCCGACGTCCTCGGTCGCAAGCGACTCATGCTGGCGGGGGTCGCCCTGTTCTTCCTCGGGTCCGTGCTGTGCGGGTTCGCGTGGTCGATGCCCGCGCTCGTCGCCGGCCGCGTGCTCCAGGGTCTGGGCGCCGGTGCGGTGATGCCCGTCTCCCAGACGATCGCCGCGGACATCTACACGCTCGAGGAGCGCGCGAAGGCGCAGGGCTACCTCGCGTCGGTGTGGGCGATCTCGTCCGTCGTCGGCCCGACGCTGGGCGGCGTGTTCTCGGAGTTCGTCAGCTGGCGCTGGATCTTCTTCGTCAACGTGCCGCTGTGCGCCCTGGCCGCGTGGATGCTGCACCGCCGGTACCACGAGTCCCCCCGCGAGGGTGCGCGCGAGCCCATCGACTACGTCGGCGCGGCGCTGCTCACCGCGGGCAGCACGCTCCTGCTGCTCGGTCTCCTCGAGGGCGGGTCCACGTGGGCGTGGGCCTCCCCCGCCTCGGTCGCGGTCCTCGGTGCCGCGGTCCTCCTGCTCGGCGTCTTCGCGGTGCACGCGCGCCGCACGCGCTACCCCGTGGTCGACCTCGCGATCCTGCGCCGGCGCGTCATCGGCGTCTCGACGGCCGTCTCGCTCCTCGTCGGGGTGATCGTCCTCGCGCTGTCCACGTACGTGCCGATCTACGCCCAGGGGGTCCTCGGCGTCGGGCCGCTCGTCGCGGGGTTCGCGCTCGCGGCGATGACGGTCGGCTGGCCGATCTCCGCCTCGAACGCCGGGCGTCTCTACCTGCGGATCGGCTTCCGCTGGACCGCCGTCATCGGGTCGGCGCTCGTCCTCGCCGGCACGTCGCTCACGCTGCTGCTGGGCGCGTCGTCGTCGGTCGTCGCGGTCGCCGCGACGATGTTCGTCGTCGGCGTCGGGATGGGGCTGACCGCCGTCCCGACGCTCATCGCCGCCCAGTCGTCGGCCGCGTTCACGGAGCGCGGCGCCGTGACGGGCACCAACATGTTCGCGCGGTCGCTCGGGTCCGCGGTCGGCGTCGCGGTCTGCGGCGCGATCATCAACGCCCGCACCACGCTCGGCGCCGACGGCACGCCCGAGGGCCCCGGCCTCATGAGCGCGATCCACGTCGTGTTCGTCCTGCTCACCGCGAGCGCCGCGGTCCTCGTCGTCCTCGCGGCCCTCATGCCGCCGGACCGGCAGGCGGCGCGCGACCGCCGGGCGGCGACGACCGCCGCGACCGTGGACGCGACGGCCTGA